From Fibrobacter sp. UWB5, the proteins below share one genomic window:
- a CDS encoding FISUMP domain-containing protein, which translates to MKIQVVLLVMLFSLAGLASAHVLKMPDFKDKRDGRVYKTVQIGNQRWFAENLRFNVKGSWCYDNRDYNCETYGRLYNWAMAMRLVDYYNNHSIADIDFTKKDWKNYHDACPAGWRLPANKDWVTLKRYVGRIGKSDGVGLSLKSPELWEKELRVPAGSDEFGFNALPAGVRNEYTGFMDLKTSAQFWSSSEIDNVGAIYWGLLYDSRAFDKVYASKDDGASIRCIENKVYPFREPPPPPRPKVIPQVVNVQNKAVLTIHIGDQVWMVNNLNVKVPGSYCYDDREENCERFGRLYTWEAATNITGTSKMKDVCPNGWHVPTSLDFYRLNIYLKDIDDAVGVGTNLRARETWLESDLALMGENGFGFTALASGVRDSADTVSAYSGIGTFTGFWTVNELDSSRAIVWTLPNNNDDFVMDSSLKNKAYPVRCLMNPPDIDEIYDSTSIYDKRDDNRYKTLAVGEDVWMAENLRFAAPGSFCYEDKDIRCRNYGRLYPWHVAMRLPEDFIENSLDSVSHGAVVEEHQGICPEGWHIPRQEEWTRLGQFAINKRKGLAAALKSREGWAQGDMTKNNNASGFNALPAGIRFRNDGEYTELGTSAYFWAAEGGAGSGAAYWYVVSSKDEFKNEEDFDGNAFSLRCVKNKVPPKETAQTEKNAPTQPQQQ; encoded by the coding sequence ATGAAAATCCAAGTTGTTTTGTTGGTGATGTTGTTTAGTTTGGCGGGGCTTGCGAGTGCGCATGTCCTCAAAATGCCTGATTTCAAGGATAAACGCGATGGCCGCGTGTATAAGACGGTGCAGATCGGAAACCAGCGCTGGTTTGCCGAGAATTTGCGTTTTAACGTGAAGGGGAGCTGGTGCTACGACAATCGCGATTACAACTGCGAAACATACGGCAGGTTGTACAATTGGGCGATGGCGATGCGCTTGGTGGATTATTATAACAACCACTCCATTGCAGATATTGATTTTACCAAGAAGGACTGGAAAAACTATCATGACGCTTGCCCTGCGGGCTGGCGTTTGCCGGCCAATAAGGACTGGGTGACTCTGAAGCGTTACGTAGGGCGAATCGGCAAGAGTGATGGCGTCGGTTTGAGCCTTAAGTCTCCTGAACTGTGGGAAAAGGAACTGCGTGTGCCTGCGGGTTCCGACGAATTCGGCTTTAATGCTTTGCCGGCGGGGGTACGTAACGAGTATACGGGCTTTATGGATTTGAAAACTTCGGCCCAGTTCTGGTCATCGTCCGAAATAGACAACGTGGGGGCGATCTATTGGGGCTTGCTCTACGATTCGAGGGCTTTCGATAAGGTCTACGCCTCCAAAGACGACGGCGCCTCTATCCGCTGTATCGAAAACAAGGTGTACCCCTTTAGGGAGCCGCCTCCGCCGCCTCGCCCGAAGGTGATTCCGCAAGTGGTCAATGTGCAGAACAAGGCCGTGCTCACGATTCATATTGGCGATCAGGTGTGGATGGTCAATAACTTGAACGTGAAGGTGCCGGGTAGCTATTGCTACGATGACAGGGAAGAAAATTGCGAACGATTCGGACGCCTTTACACGTGGGAGGCCGCCACCAATATTACGGGGACATCGAAGATGAAGGATGTTTGCCCTAATGGCTGGCATGTGCCGACATCGCTTGACTTTTACAGGCTCAATATTTATTTGAAAGATATTGACGATGCGGTGGGCGTGGGTACGAACTTGCGTGCCCGAGAAACCTGGCTGGAAAGCGATCTTGCGCTTATGGGTGAAAACGGTTTCGGGTTTACGGCGCTGGCCTCCGGTGTGCGCGATTCCGCGGATACTGTTTCGGCGTATTCTGGAATTGGAACCTTTACAGGGTTCTGGACGGTGAATGAACTTGATTCGTCGCGGGCAATCGTCTGGACGCTTCCGAATAACAATGATGATTTCGTGATGGATTCGAGTCTGAAGAATAAGGCGTATCCGGTGCGTTGCCTGATGAATCCGCCGGATATCGACGAAATTTATGACAGTACTTCGATTTACGACAAGCGTGACGATAACCGCTACAAGACTTTGGCTGTGGGCGAAGATGTCTGGATGGCGGAAAACCTGCGCTTTGCCGCTCCGGGGAGTTTCTGCTACGAGGACAAGGATATCCGTTGCCGCAATTACGGAAGGCTTTACCCGTGGCATGTAGCGATGCGCTTGCCCGAAGACTTTATCGAGAATTCGCTGGATAGCGTGTCGCATGGGGCCGTTGTCGAAGAACACCAGGGAATTTGCCCGGAAGGCTGGCATATCCCGCGACAGGAAGAATGGACTCGGTTAGGGCAGTTTGCGATTAACAAGCGCAAGGGCTTGGCTGCAGCCCTTAAGAGCCGCGAAGGCTGGGCTCAGGGCGATATGACCAAGAACAACAATGCAAGCGGCTTTAACGCCTTGCCGGCGGGTATCCGATTCCGCAATGACGGCGAATATACGGAACTCGGAACGAGCGCGTATTTCTGGGCGGCCGAAGGCGGTGCTGGTTCGGGAGCCGCTTACTGGTATGTCGTAAGCAGTAAGGATGAATTCAAGAACGAAGAGGATTTTGACGGGAATGCGTTCTCGCTCCGGTGTGTGAAAAACAAGGTGCCGCCGAAAGAGACTGCGCAAACCGAAAAAAATGCTCCCACACAGCCGCAACAACAGTAA
- the thiC gene encoding phosphomethylpyrimidine synthase ThiC, protein MDSLLKPFMNSRKVYVPGKMYPDIRVGMREILTEDPETPVVTVYDTSGPYSDVDAKLDVTKGIERFREPWIMERGDAEQLDDMTSAYGRARRANHELDHLRFNAEHHPLRAKAGHHLTQLDYARKGIVTKEMEYVAIRENQRLDELQAQGKIQVAGSPITPEFVRDEIAAGRAILPGNINHPECEPMIIGNRFLTKINSNIGNSAITSSIEEEVEKMAWSVRWGADTVMDLSTGKHIHETREWIIRNSPVPIGTVPIYQALEKVNGKAEELTWELYRDTLIEQAEQGVDYFTIHAGLLLEHIPLTAKRTTGIVSRGGSILALWQMRHHQQNFLYTHFREICEILAAYDVAVSLGDGLRPGSLADANDAAQFGELDTLGELTKIAWEYGVQVIIEGPGHVPMHKIQDNMARQLEKCHGAPFYTLGPLTTDIAPGYDHITSAIGAAQIGWYGTAMLCYVTPKEHLGLPDRDDVRAGVVTYKLAAHAADLAKGHFAAQFRDDALSRARFDFRWNDQFALSLDPEKAMEFHDKTLPGSQAKASHFCSMCGPNFCSMRITRAVRNFVATGEVGDV, encoded by the coding sequence ATGGATTCTCTCCTTAAACCTTTTATGAATTCCCGCAAGGTGTATGTTCCGGGCAAGATGTACCCGGACATCCGCGTGGGAATGCGCGAAATTTTGACTGAAGACCCCGAAACGCCTGTCGTGACGGTGTATGATACGAGTGGCCCTTACAGCGATGTAGACGCCAAGCTCGACGTAACGAAGGGGATTGAACGTTTTCGCGAACCCTGGATTATGGAACGTGGTGACGCCGAACAGCTCGACGACATGACGTCTGCTTATGGCCGCGCCCGCCGCGCAAACCATGAACTTGACCACCTGCGCTTTAACGCAGAACACCACCCGCTCCGCGCCAAGGCTGGTCACCACCTGACCCAGCTTGACTACGCCCGCAAGGGAATCGTCACCAAGGAAATGGAATACGTGGCCATCCGCGAAAACCAGCGCCTTGATGAATTGCAGGCCCAGGGTAAAATCCAGGTGGCAGGCTCCCCCATTACGCCGGAATTCGTGCGCGACGAAATCGCCGCGGGCCGTGCGATTCTGCCGGGGAACATCAACCACCCGGAATGCGAACCGATGATTATCGGCAACCGTTTCCTCACGAAGATCAACAGCAACATCGGCAACTCGGCCATCACCTCTTCTATCGAAGAAGAAGTCGAAAAAATGGCCTGGTCCGTGCGCTGGGGTGCAGACACCGTGATGGACCTTTCCACCGGAAAGCACATTCATGAAACGCGCGAATGGATCATTCGAAATAGTCCCGTACCTATCGGCACGGTGCCTATTTACCAGGCGCTCGAAAAGGTAAACGGCAAGGCCGAAGAACTCACGTGGGAACTGTACCGCGACACGCTTATTGAGCAGGCGGAACAGGGCGTGGACTACTTCACGATTCACGCGGGCCTTTTGCTGGAACACATTCCGCTGACCGCCAAGCGTACCACAGGTATCGTGAGCCGCGGCGGTTCCATTCTTGCCCTCTGGCAGATGCGCCACCATCAGCAGAATTTCTTGTACACGCACTTCCGCGAAATCTGCGAGATTCTCGCTGCCTACGACGTAGCAGTCTCGCTCGGCGACGGGCTTCGCCCGGGGTCGTTGGCCGATGCCAACGACGCAGCCCAGTTCGGAGAACTGGACACGCTCGGCGAGCTCACGAAGATTGCCTGGGAATACGGCGTGCAGGTGATTATCGAAGGTCCGGGTCACGTGCCCATGCACAAGATTCAGGACAACATGGCGCGCCAGCTCGAAAAATGCCACGGAGCCCCGTTCTACACGCTCGGCCCTCTCACCACCGATATCGCCCCCGGTTACGACCACATCACGTCGGCCATCGGTGCAGCACAAATTGGCTGGTACGGCACAGCAATGCTCTGCTACGTGACGCCCAAGGAACACCTCGGGCTCCCCGACCGCGACGACGTGCGCGCCGGTGTGGTCACCTACAAGCTCGCCGCTCACGCGGCCGACCTTGCGAAAGGGCACTTTGCGGCACAGTTCCGCGACGACGCCCTTTCCCGCGCCCGCTTCGACTTCCGCTGGAACGACCAGTTCGCGCTTTCCCTGGACCCCGAGAAGGCCATGGAATTCCACGACAAGACGCTCCCCGGCAGCCAGGCCAAGGCAAGCCACTTCTGCAGCATGTGCGGGCCGAACTTCTGTTCGATGCGCATCACGCGTGCCGTGCGCAACTTTGTGGCCACAGGCGAAGTCGGCGACGTTTAA